In Spea bombifrons isolate aSpeBom1 chromosome 12, aSpeBom1.2.pri, whole genome shotgun sequence, the following proteins share a genomic window:
- the LRRC4B gene encoding leucine-rich repeat-containing protein 4B encodes MVTPHCTRPMLGLKIFRMIWKQALLLSWVTSLTLGGTSPTSCPAACICSNQASRVACTRRDLVEVPDSISVNTRYLNLQENIIQVIKTDTFKHLRHLEILQLSKNLIRKIEVGAFNGLPNLSTLELFDNRLTTVPTQAFEYLSKLRELWLRNNPIESIPSYAFNRVPSLRRLDLGELKKLEYISEAAFEGLVNLRYLNLGMCNLKDIPNLTALVRLEELELSGNRLEMIRPGSFQGLTSLRKLWLMHAHVATIERNAFDDLKSLEELNLSHNNLMSLPHDLFTPLHRLERVHLNHNPWHCNCDVLWLSWWLKETVPNNTTCCARCHSPPNLKTRYIGELDQSHFTCYAPVIVEPPTDLNVTEGMAAELKCRTGTSMTSVNWLTPNGTLMTHGSYRVRISVLHDGTLNFTNVTMQDTGQYTCMVTNSAGNTTASATLNVSAVVDPATTDYTYFTTVTVETMDSSPEETKPTEKEPGPTPTVRWGITYSTTSLTPRSTRSTEKTFTIPITDVTGNIMKDLDDVMKTTKIIIGCFVAITFMAAVMLIAFYKLRKQHQLHKHHGPTRTIEIINVEDEIPASAPGDNHMALPAIEHDHLNHYTAFKAHYNNNTGTLNCAKNPMLNSIHEPLLFKSSSKENVQETQI; translated from the coding sequence ATGGTTACCCCCCATTGCACCCGCCCGATGCTTGGTTTGAAGATCTTTAGAATGATTTGGAAGCAAGCTTTACTCCTCTCATGGGTCACGTCCCTGACCCTTGGTGGAACTTCTCCGACTTCGTGTCCTGCCGCCTGCATCTGTAGCAATCAGGCCAGCCGTGTTGCATGCACCCGCAGAGATCTAGTAGAGGTGCCGGATAGCATCTCAGTCAATACGCGATATCTGAATCTTCAGGAGAACATAATTCAGGTCATTAAGACAGACACCTTCAAGCACCTTCGCCACTTGGAGATTCTCCAGCTCAGCAAAAACCTGATCCGTAAGATTGAGGTGGGAGCATTTAATGGACTCCCTAACCTGAGCACTCTGGAGCTGTTTGACAACCGCTTGACCACGGTTCCTACTCAAGCATTTGAGTACCTTTCCAAGTTGAGGGAACTCTGGTTAAGGAACAATCCGATTGAAAGCATACCATCTTATGCGTTTAACAGAGTACCTTCTTTGCGTAGACTGGACTTAGGGGAACTCAAAAAGTTGGAATACATCTCAGAAGCAGCATTTGAAGGTCTTGTAAACTTAAGATATCTCAATCTCGGTATGTGCAACTTAAAGGATATTCCTAACCTTACAGCACTGGTCAGGCTGGAAGAACTGGAATTGTCTGGAAATCGTCTAGAAATGATTCGTCCTGGTTCCTTTCAAGGACTGACCAGTCTAAGAAAGCTCTGGCTGATGCATGCTCATGTCGCCACCATAGAACGTAATGCATTTGATGACTTAAAATCTTTAGAGGAACTCAATCTCTCCCACAACAACTTGATGTCCTTACCCCATGACCTTTTCACGCCACTACACCGTTTAGAGAGGGTGCACCTTAATCACAATCCTTGGCACTGTAATTGTGATGTCTTGTGGTTAAGCTGGTGGTTAAAAGAGACAGTACCCAACAATACAACTTGTTGTGCACGTTGCCATTCACCTCCAAATCTGAAAACAAGGTATATAGGGGAGCTGGATCAGAGCCATTTCACGTGCTATGCCCCAGTTATAGTGGAGCCGCCGACTGATCTCAATGTTACTGAGGGTATGGCGGCTGAGCTCAAGTGCCGAACTGGTACCTCCATGACTTCAGTAAACTGGTTGACACCAAATGGCACTCTAATGACCCATGGTTCTTATAGAGTTCGCATTTCGGTTCTTCATGATGGTACGCTAAATTTTACAAACGTAACAATGCAAGATACTGGGCAGTACACTTGTATGGTCACAAATTCAGCCGGGAATACTACAGCTTCTGCGACGCTCAACGTTTCCGCAGTTGTTGACCCGGCCACTACCGATTATACTTATTTTACTACAGTAACTGTGGAAACAATGGATTCATCTCCAGAAGAGACAAAACCTACTGAGAAGGAGCCAGGCCCAACACCAACTGTCCGCTGGGGAATAACATACTCCACTACATCCCTTACACCACGCAGTACACGATCTACAGAAAAGACCTTCACAATTCCCATCACAGATGTGACAGGGAATATCATGAAGGACCTGGATGATGTCATGAAGACTACAAAGATCATTATAGGTTGCTTTGTGGCGATTACATTCATGGCAGCAGTAATGTTGATTGCATTTTACAAGCTGCGAAAGCAACATCAGCTTCATAAGCACCATGGGCCAACACGAACTATTGAAATAATTAACGTGGAAGACGAGATACCTGCCAGCGCCCCAGGAGACAACCACATGGCCCTACCAGCTATTGAGCATGACCATCTCAACCACTACACTGCATTTAAGGCCCACTATAATAACAATACAGGAACCCTTAACTGTGCCAAAAACCCCATGCTCAATTCCATCCATGAACCCCTTTTGTTCAAGAGCAGCTCAAAGGAAAATGTGCAAGAGACACAGATCTAG